One genomic region from Evansella sp. LMS18 encodes:
- a CDS encoding aminotransferase class I/II-fold pyridoxal phosphate-dependent enzyme — translation MKKNPEQQTTPLLDGLLKHVEQKPVQFHIPGHKGGKGMDEQFREFIGENALSLDLINIAPLDDLHHPGGMIQEAQHLAAEAFGADYTFFSVQGTSGAIMTMIMSVCGPGEKIIVPRNVHKSITSAIVFAGATPIFIHPEIDSQLGISHGITVNAVEKALNAHPDAKGLVVINPTYFGVAANLKEIVELAHSFDIPVLVDEAHGVHIHFHEDLPMSAMQAGADMAATSVHKLGGSLTQSSVLNIQGNLISPNRVQSIISMLTTTSTSYILLASLDAARRNLVINGAERISEAIRLAEKTRAEINEIEGIYCPGKELLNERAIFDMDPTKLIISIKNLGITGYDAEVWLRENYNIEVELSDLYNLLCIVTAGDTEEETNLLVHALSELSRQQMNKNEYKHDQDKQINVFVPSIPTLALSPRDAFYSETEIVPLRESAGRISAEFVMVYPPGIPILIPGEIIDNENLNYIWKNIEAGLPVQGPEDFTLQFIRVIRERKAIE, via the coding sequence ATGAAAAAAAATCCGGAACAGCAGACTACGCCGTTGCTTGATGGACTTTTAAAACATGTTGAACAAAAACCGGTTCAGTTCCACATCCCCGGACATAAAGGGGGAAAAGGAATGGACGAACAGTTTCGTGAATTTATAGGGGAGAATGCATTATCACTTGACTTGATAAATATCGCGCCACTTGATGACCTCCATCACCCCGGAGGCATGATACAGGAGGCCCAGCATCTCGCAGCAGAAGCTTTTGGGGCAGATTATACATTCTTTTCTGTTCAGGGGACCAGTGGGGCGATTATGACGATGATAATGAGTGTCTGCGGACCTGGAGAGAAAATAATCGTACCGAGAAATGTGCATAAATCAATTACTTCGGCAATCGTCTTTGCAGGGGCAACACCAATATTTATCCACCCGGAAATAGACAGCCAGCTCGGCATTTCCCACGGCATTACAGTTAATGCAGTGGAAAAAGCTTTGAACGCCCATCCGGACGCCAAAGGTCTTGTAGTGATCAATCCTACTTATTTCGGGGTTGCTGCAAACTTAAAAGAAATTGTGGAACTAGCCCACTCTTTTGACATTCCAGTACTTGTGGATGAAGCCCATGGAGTTCATATTCATTTTCACGAAGACCTTCCGATGTCAGCGATGCAAGCAGGAGCTGACATGGCAGCGACAAGCGTCCATAAGCTTGGTGGATCTTTAACACAAAGCTCTGTTCTGAATATACAGGGAAACCTTATTTCACCGAACAGGGTACAAAGCATAATTAGTATGCTTACTACGACTTCCACCTCTTATATCCTGCTGGCTTCCCTGGACGCAGCCAGGAGGAATCTCGTGATTAATGGAGCTGAACGGATTAGCGAAGCAATCAGGCTCGCGGAAAAAACAAGAGCTGAAATAAATGAAATTGAAGGAATATACTGCCCCGGGAAAGAACTCCTGAATGAAAGGGCTATATTCGATATGGATCCTACGAAATTGATTATTTCGATTAAAAATCTCGGCATTACCGGATACGATGCGGAAGTGTGGTTAAGAGAGAACTACAATATAGAAGTAGAACTTTCTGACTTATATAATCTTCTTTGTATCGTTACCGCAGGCGATACAGAAGAAGAAACAAACCTTCTGGTCCATGCTCTGAGCGAACTGTCCCGTCAGCAAATGAACAAAAACGAATATAAACATGATCAGGATAAACAAATTAACGTTTTTGTACCAAGCATTCCCACCCTCGCTCTTTCGCCTAGGGACGCATTTTACTCTGAGACAGAGATTGTCCCTTTAAGAGAGTCAGCAGGAAGGATAAGCGCTGAGTTCGTTATGGTCTACCCTCCAGGTATTCCGATATTAATACCTGGTGAGATTATTGATAATGAGAACTTGAATTATATCTGGAAAAATATCGAGGCTGGCCTCCCTGTTCAGGGGCCTGAAGATTTTACCCTCCAGTTTATTCGAGTAATCAGAGAGCGAAAAGCAATAGAATAG
- a CDS encoding DUF5325 family protein, whose amino-acid sequence MNSFDWRFFLLAFGGTAGMVGIGVGLAESSTLIVVSAILLALFSVGTGFTLKHKIKQQEKEGRA is encoded by the coding sequence ATGAATTCATTTGACTGGCGCTTCTTTCTTCTCGCTTTCGGAGGAACAGCGGGAATGGTTGGTATCGGAGTAGGGCTTGCAGAAAGCAGTACCCTTATTGTTGTCTCAGCAATACTGCTGGCATTGTTCTCTGTCGGAACAGGGTTTACTCTTAAACATAAAATAAAACAGCAGGAAAAAGAGGGACGAGCCTGA
- a CDS encoding inositol monophosphatase family protein yields MSRNDRKELFNTATDWTREAGEYIRKKMKESFSVSTKSNQDDLVTDVDKGVENFFEKKLADKFPQHTLMGEEGTAESVKNLDGTVWILDPIDGTMNFVHQESFFAVSLGIFEDGEGIIGIVYDVMNDEMFSCLKGEGAYVNGRKLPELQEVPVHESILSFNSGWMLKDRRLEKLVKESRGTRSYGSAALELAYVAAGRLDAYISFNLAPWDIAGGYVLIKEVGGTVTNYEGKELDFLNKGTLLAANPYIHNNILSLIHESDQ; encoded by the coding sequence ATGAGCAGGAATGATCGGAAGGAATTGTTTAACACAGCAACTGACTGGACGAGGGAAGCCGGTGAGTACATAAGAAAAAAGATGAAAGAAAGTTTCTCTGTAAGTACAAAATCAAATCAGGATGATCTCGTTACAGATGTGGATAAAGGGGTAGAAAATTTCTTTGAAAAGAAACTCGCCGATAAATTTCCGCAGCACACTTTGATGGGCGAGGAAGGAACGGCCGAATCGGTAAAAAATCTTGACGGAACTGTCTGGATACTTGATCCCATTGACGGAACGATGAATTTTGTACATCAGGAGAGCTTCTTTGCTGTCTCCCTGGGGATTTTCGAAGATGGCGAAGGAATTATCGGAATCGTGTACGACGTGATGAATGATGAAATGTTCTCCTGTTTAAAGGGAGAAGGGGCATACGTGAACGGCCGTAAATTACCTGAGCTGCAGGAAGTCCCAGTCCATGAATCAATATTAAGTTTTAATTCCGGCTGGATGCTGAAAGACCGGAGGCTGGAGAAACTTGTAAAAGAGTCCCGAGGAACCCGTTCTTACGGTTCAGCGGCTCTGGAACTTGCTTACGTTGCAGCAGGGCGCCTGGATGCGTATATCAGCTTTAATTTGGCTCCGTGGGATATAGCTGGCGGCTATGTATTAATAAAGGAAGTTGGGGGAACAGTTACAAATTACGAAGGAAAAGAACTGGATTTTCTCAACAAAGGAACACTTCTGGCGGCCAACCCATATATCCATAATAATATTCTTTCACTCATACATGAATCTGACCAATAA
- a CDS encoding YktB family protein has protein sequence MSFTGFTKQDFDTFAIEGLEERMAAIQERIQPKFQAISDEISKDLASYTGYDIYLHIARHARRKVNPPADTWSAYCHDKRGYKKHPHFQIGLFDDHVFLWLAYIYEMPDKQEIGTRFLDNMDSITENIPREFMVSQDHMKKDAESLETIDLEKALTRFRDVKKGEFLIGRQIKADDPLLQDGEKFLNFARETFETLAPLYKLSMRN, from the coding sequence ATGAGTTTTACAGGCTTCACTAAACAGGATTTTGACACTTTTGCAATAGAAGGTCTCGAGGAAAGAATGGCTGCTATCCAGGAACGTATACAGCCGAAATTCCAGGCAATCAGCGATGAAATCAGCAAGGATCTGGCATCCTATACGGGTTATGACATATATTTACATATTGCCCGCCATGCCCGGAGAAAAGTAAACCCGCCGGCAGATACCTGGTCCGCTTACTGTCATGATAAGCGGGGATATAAAAAACATCCTCATTTTCAAATTGGACTTTTTGATGACCATGTATTTTTATGGCTTGCCTATATTTACGAGATGCCGGACAAACAGGAAATAGGCACCCGCTTTCTCGACAATATGGATTCCATTACAGAAAATATTCCACGGGAGTTTATGGTTTCACAGGATCATATGAAAAAGGATGCTGAATCCCTTGAAACTATTGACCTGGAAAAGGCCCTGACACGCTTCCGTGATGTAAAAAAAGGTGAATTCCTTATCGGCCGGCAGATTAAGGCTGACGATCCCCTGTTACAGGATGGTGAGAAATTCCTTAATTTTGCACGGGAAACTTTTGAAACGCTGGCACCGCTCTATAAATTATCTATGAGGAACTAA
- a CDS encoding DUF3055 domain-containing protein encodes MESYELLYDKTERVNVNFVGMTTESARYDFGITYTNMFFGKPLITCMQTGRSFLLCADDITDVEQIQRLFKVDPYEAEALVDFFKDVLPVTSLQTQYAE; translated from the coding sequence ATGGAAAGTTACGAGCTGCTTTACGACAAAACAGAACGGGTAAATGTTAATTTTGTCGGTATGACTACTGAAAGTGCCCGCTATGATTTCGGTATCACGTATACGAATATGTTTTTTGGCAAGCCGCTTATAACGTGTATGCAAACTGGACGTTCCTTCCTTTTATGTGCTGATGATATAACTGATGTGGAGCAGATTCAGAGGCTGTTTAAAGTAGACCCTTATGAAGCAGAGGCTCTTGTGGACTTTTTTAAAGATGTTCTTCCTGTCACAAGCCTGCAAACACAATATGCAGAGTAA
- a CDS encoding YlaH-like family protein — MILGTVNSGTAPNMSPMAELVGATDPENFLFAFAVLYIILNVLTIVVFNLGFARKLPVLKLVVVYIVMLFGNIFMTFLALSLPIIESLFVAALILGVYKIQLKRYKKEENSTTEN; from the coding sequence ATGATCTTGGGAACTGTAAATTCCGGAACCGCGCCGAATATGAGCCCCATGGCGGAGCTTGTAGGAGCAACTGACCCGGAAAACTTTTTATTCGCTTTTGCCGTTTTGTATATTATTTTAAATGTATTGACTATAGTCGTTTTTAATCTTGGGTTTGCACGGAAACTGCCGGTATTGAAGCTGGTGGTTGTCTATATTGTAATGCTTTTTGGTAATATTTTTATGACCTTTCTGGCATTGTCCCTCCCAATTATTGAATCATTATTCGTAGCCGCTCTGATTCTTGGCGTTTATAAAATACAGCTGAAGCGGTATAAAAAAGAAGAAAATTCAACGACTGAAAACTGA
- the glsA gene encoding glutaminase A: MICNDRETLRVMVEEANKLTKHGKVADYIPALKTADRDALSIAVYEEGTCASAGDIQEKFTLQSISKVLSLALALMDNGEEEVFSRVGMEPTGDPFNSIIKLETHSPSKPLNPMINAGALSVTSMIHGGSVEERLGRLLTFIHELTGNPSISYNEEVAKSEYETADLNRALVYFMKQHGVINENSETLLELYTKQCAIEVNCEDLAKIGYVIANEGLHAESQRPVIPLHIARILKTFMVTCGMYNASGEFAIRVGIPAKSGVSGGIMASVPHRVGIGIYGPALDEKGNSVAGMQLLEVLSQRYDLSIF, translated from the coding sequence ATGATTTGCAATGATCGGGAAACGCTTCGAGTAATGGTTGAAGAAGCAAACAAATTAACGAAGCATGGCAAAGTGGCCGATTATATTCCCGCTTTAAAAACAGCCGACAGAGACGCACTTTCAATTGCTGTCTATGAAGAAGGAACCTGTGCAAGCGCAGGGGACATCCAGGAAAAATTCACTCTGCAGAGTATCTCGAAAGTACTTTCGCTTGCACTTGCACTTATGGATAACGGGGAGGAAGAAGTTTTTTCCAGGGTTGGCATGGAACCAACCGGGGATCCATTTAATTCAATCATCAAGTTGGAAACCCATTCCCCTTCCAAGCCTCTTAACCCGATGATTAATGCAGGTGCTCTTTCTGTCACATCAATGATTCACGGAGGGAGTGTAGAAGAAAGGCTGGGAAGGCTGCTCACCTTTATTCATGAGCTTACAGGAAATCCGTCGATCAGTTACAATGAGGAAGTCGCAAAATCAGAATATGAAACAGCAGACTTAAACAGAGCACTCGTCTATTTTATGAAGCAGCATGGTGTAATTAATGAAAACTCTGAGACGCTTCTTGAGTTGTATACGAAACAATGTGCTATAGAAGTAAACTGCGAGGATCTTGCAAAGATCGGTTATGTCATTGCCAACGAAGGTCTGCATGCAGAATCTCAGCGTCCTGTCATTCCTCTTCACATTGCCCGCATTTTAAAAACATTTATGGTTACATGCGGCATGTATAATGCTTCAGGGGAGTTCGCTATCCGTGTTGGCATACCAGCGAAAAGCGGAGTTTCAGGAGGGATAATGGCTTCGGTCCCCCACCGGGTCGGGATAGGCATATATGGCCCTGCACTGGACGAGAAAGGGAATAGTGTTGCAGGCATGCAACTTCTGGAAGTTTTGTCCCAAAGATATGACTTGAGCATTTTTTAG
- a CDS encoding GapA-binding peptide SR1P, whose amino-acid sequence MGSIVCQSCNQVIDYYEAEKVHVLYGTCCEECGESKKEETLEL is encoded by the coding sequence ATGGGAAGTATTGTATGTCAATCTTGCAACCAGGTAATTGATTATTATGAGGCGGAAAAAGTGCATGTACTTTATGGAACATGCTGCGAAGAGTGCGGGGAAAGCAAAAAAGAAGAAACTCTGGAATTATAA
- a CDS encoding pyridoxamine 5'-phosphate oxidase family protein yields MANRVETKLTEELLPLLKQEHYINVATVDHETGGANVNAVSWVYAIDENTVRFAVDKRSRIVENIRKQPLVTLSLIGAGSTYSIAGSALIAEEKLEGVPLKLALLEVKIDEVRDVMFYGSRITTEPKYEKTYDKEAADKLDRQVMEAIKKA; encoded by the coding sequence ATGGCTAATCGCGTAGAAACGAAACTAACTGAAGAATTGCTGCCATTACTAAAGCAGGAGCATTATATTAATGTGGCTACTGTAGACCATGAAACCGGGGGAGCAAATGTAAATGCTGTCTCCTGGGTATACGCAATAGATGAAAACACCGTCCGGTTTGCGGTAGATAAAAGATCACGCATCGTAGAAAATATACGTAAGCAGCCACTCGTTACATTGTCCTTGATTGGAGCCGGCTCTACATACTCCATTGCCGGAAGCGCATTGATTGCAGAGGAAAAACTTGAAGGAGTGCCCCTGAAACTCGCTCTTTTAGAGGTGAAAATAGACGAGGTACGGGATGTTATGTTTTATGGTTCCCGAATCACAACAGAGCCTAAATATGAAAAAACATATGATAAAGAAGCAGCGGACAAACTTGACAGACAGGTAATGGAAGCTATAAAGAAAGCGTGA
- a CDS encoding PhoH family protein: protein MKRENFFIAGGERLKKRIYILDTNVLLQDPLAIYAFEQNEVVIPAVVLEEVDSKKRNMDEVGRNARHIARLLDDLRDKGKLHIGVPLINGGTFRVELNHRSFGKMKDYFLESNNDNRILAVALNMSLEEEQKKSGTKVTLVSKDALLRVKADALGIHAEDFLSDRVVQYDRMYAGYSEKYIQSRMLDRIYEKKMIKVEEAGVEGCYPNQFFILKDEINPSKSALSSVSKNGKMLNLFLAHDDTIWGIRPRNVQQKMAVELLNRDDVPLVTLAGKAGTGKTLLSLAAALYQTEDLQKYKKILVAKPVVPVGKDIGFLPGEKEEKLRPWMQPVYDNLEYLFNTKKPGELEQILAGMGSIQVEALTYIRGRSIPDQFIIIDEAQNLTKHEVKTILTRVGERSKIVLMGDPKQIDHPYLDEYTNGLTYVAERLKHLAETGHIKLEKGERSGLAQMAADLL from the coding sequence ATGAAAAGAGAAAACTTTTTCATTGCAGGAGGCGAGAGGTTGAAAAAGCGAATTTATATTTTAGATACGAACGTTTTGCTGCAGGACCCCCTTGCTATCTATGCATTTGAACAAAATGAAGTCGTTATTCCGGCTGTAGTTCTGGAAGAAGTGGATTCAAAAAAAAGGAATATGGATGAAGTAGGCAGGAATGCCAGACATATTGCAAGGCTGCTTGATGACCTCCGGGATAAAGGGAAACTGCACATTGGCGTACCGCTCATAAACGGAGGGACCTTCAGAGTAGAATTAAATCACCGCTCTTTCGGGAAAATGAAAGATTATTTTCTGGAGAGCAATAATGATAATAGAATTCTCGCCGTTGCACTTAATATGAGTCTGGAAGAAGAACAAAAAAAGTCCGGGACAAAAGTAACTCTTGTAAGCAAGGATGCCCTCCTCCGGGTAAAAGCCGATGCCCTTGGTATTCATGCGGAAGATTTCCTAAGCGACAGAGTTGTCCAGTACGACAGGATGTACGCAGGGTACAGCGAAAAATACATCCAGTCCCGTATGCTGGACCGTATCTATGAAAAGAAAATGATAAAAGTGGAAGAAGCAGGGGTTGAAGGGTGTTATCCCAACCAGTTTTTTATTCTGAAGGATGAGATAAATCCTTCTAAATCAGCTTTGTCTTCAGTCAGTAAAAATGGGAAGATGCTTAACTTATTCCTGGCACACGATGACACAATCTGGGGCATCAGGCCGAGAAACGTGCAGCAGAAGATGGCTGTGGAACTTCTTAACAGAGATGACGTACCGCTGGTAACGCTGGCAGGAAAAGCTGGAACGGGGAAGACCCTGCTGTCCCTGGCTGCCGCTCTGTATCAGACAGAAGACCTGCAGAAATACAAAAAAATTCTTGTGGCAAAACCCGTTGTTCCGGTAGGAAAAGACATAGGTTTTCTTCCAGGGGAAAAAGAGGAGAAACTCCGTCCCTGGATGCAGCCAGTATATGATAATCTGGAGTATTTATTTAATACGAAAAAGCCGGGAGAGCTGGAACAGATTCTCGCAGGGATGGGGTCCATTCAGGTAGAGGCACTCACTTATATCCGTGGGAGGAGTATCCCTGACCAGTTCATAATAATTGATGAAGCCCAGAACCTCACAAAGCATGAAGTCAAAACGATCCTTACGAGAGTAGGGGAAAGAAGTAAAATAGTGTTAATGGGGGATCCTAAACAAATTGACCACCCTTATCTGGACGAATATACAAATGGTCTTACCTACGTAGCGGAACGCCTGAAACATCTAGCTGAAACAGGGCATATCAAACTGGAAAAAGGGGAACGTTCCGGACTTGCCCAGATGGCGGCTGACCTGCTGTAA
- a CDS encoding YlaI family protein: protein MRVKCVLCDVIENINDYSPLAKKLRNRPIHTYMCQTCYDRIETRTNERKETGSFRQYSDEKEKDEWVF from the coding sequence ATGAGGGTTAAGTGTGTATTATGCGATGTAATCGAGAATATTAATGATTATTCACCATTAGCAAAGAAACTGCGCAACAGGCCAATTCACACATATATGTGCCAGACCTGCTATGACAGAATTGAAACCCGGACGAATGAGCGAAAGGAAACTGGCAGCTTCCGCCAGTACTCTGACGAAAAAGAGAAAGATGAATGGGTTTTCTAA
- a CDS encoding peptidyl-prolyl cis-trans isomerase, producing the protein MSSILTISGNVKHTITIDPGVWIFDERKVDLKTYFSQEYLNHQEREEKNMAEAWNLHRSQGADALPKGNNVKVSRKDLTEKSFGVPFAPFLKNASPSSDAQTVIFERSEGEGFRCSLQEANEAIIGFSEEGKPLKENGPVHFYYGDGSNKDNPVTHINKIVIV; encoded by the coding sequence TTGTCCAGTATTCTCACTATTTCAGGTAATGTAAAACATACTATTACTATTGATCCAGGTGTCTGGATTTTTGACGAAAGAAAAGTTGATCTTAAGACGTATTTTTCCCAGGAATACTTAAACCATCAGGAAAGAGAAGAGAAAAATATGGCGGAAGCATGGAATCTTCACCGCAGCCAGGGTGCTGACGCTCTGCCTAAGGGTAATAATGTAAAAGTAAGCAGAAAGGACCTAACAGAAAAGTCTTTCGGCGTTCCTTTTGCTCCATTTCTGAAAAATGCCTCGCCTTCATCCGATGCTCAAACGGTGATTTTCGAACGCAGTGAAGGGGAAGGTTTCCGCTGTTCCCTGCAGGAAGCTAATGAAGCAATCATTGGTTTTTCAGAAGAAGGTAAACCTCTTAAAGAAAATGGACCTGTACACTTTTATTACGGTGATGGTTCAAATAAAGACAACCCGGTTACGCATATTAACAAAATTGTAATCGTTTAA
- a CDS encoding YlaN family protein, whose product MSVETLPGQSEKAYALLKEDAQKILKLIEVQMENLTMPQCPLYEEVLDTQMFGLSREIDFAIRLQLIQEEEGKKLLDGLEKKLTALHDASTGRKR is encoded by the coding sequence TTGTCAGTTGAAACCCTACCCGGACAGAGTGAAAAAGCATATGCTCTTCTTAAGGAAGACGCTCAGAAGATCCTAAAACTTATTGAAGTGCAGATGGAAAACTTAACTATGCCGCAATGTCCTCTTTATGAGGAAGTTTTAGATACACAAATGTTCGGTTTATCAAGAGAAATAGATTTTGCAATTCGCCTGCAGCTCATTCAGGAGGAAGAAGGAAAAAAACTACTGGATGGTCTGGAGAAAAAGCTGACTGCTCTGCATGACGCAAGTACAGGAAGAAAACGTTAA
- a CDS encoding UPF0223 family protein produces the protein MKDENISIPISPDWSQEEIIDVVNFYEAIDQAYRKGTDRDTLLTLYMRFKKAVPGKADEKRDFKEYGSQTGQSPYHVVKKAREAAGGTIIKM, from the coding sequence ATGAAAGACGAAAATATTTCAATACCTATATCCCCGGATTGGTCCCAGGAGGAAATAATTGATGTAGTAAACTTTTACGAAGCTATTGATCAGGCATACAGGAAAGGGACGGACCGTGATACATTACTTACGTTATATATGCGCTTTAAAAAAGCTGTCCCAGGTAAAGCGGATGAAAAAAGAGACTTCAAAGAGTATGGGAGCCAGACTGGCCAATCCCCCTATCATGTAGTAAAAAAAGCCAGGGAAGCAGCAGGCGGGACTATTATTAAAATGTGA